A region of Merismopedia glauca CCAP 1448/3 DNA encodes the following proteins:
- a CDS encoding CatB-related O-acetyltransferase has product MNNSINESPNPDEAYPLEHHQKMCFLKNIVTNPNIIVGDFTYYDDLESAENFEKNVLYHFDFIGDKLIIGKFCAIASDVKFIMNGGNHLLDRFTTYPFPIFGKFGQGWGQFMPESWPHRGDTIIGNDVWIGYDSLILPGVKIGDGAVIGAKSVVTKDVAPYTIVAGNPAKLIKRRFNDEVTSILLQLKWWDWEIQKINENLPIIFGNDLQALSQLLN; this is encoded by the coding sequence ATGAATAATTCAATTAATGAAAGTCCTAACCCCGATGAAGCTTACCCATTAGAGCATCATCAAAAAATGTGCTTTTTGAAAAATATTGTGACTAATCCTAACATTATTGTGGGAGATTTTACCTACTATGACGATCTAGAAAGCGCAGAAAACTTTGAAAAAAATGTTTTATATCACTTTGACTTTATCGGTGACAAACTAATTATTGGTAAATTTTGTGCGATCGCCAGCGATGTAAAATTCATTATGAATGGTGGCAATCATCTCCTAGATCGCTTTACGACTTATCCTTTTCCTATATTTGGTAAATTTGGTCAAGGTTGGGGTCAATTTATGCCAGAATCATGGCCTCATCGTGGAGATACTATAATTGGTAACGATGTCTGGATTGGCTATGATTCTCTAATTTTACCTGGTGTTAAAATCGGAGACGGAGCAGTAATTGGTGCTAAATCTGTAGTTACTAAAGATGTGGCACCATATACAATTGTGGCAGGAAATCCAGCTAAATTAATTAAAAGGCGCTTCAATGATGAAGTAACTTCAATTTTGTTGCAACTAAAATGGTGGGATTGGGAGATTCAAAAAATCAATGAAAATTTGCCAATTATTTTTGGTAACGATCTTCAAGCTTTAAGTCAATTACTTAATTAA
- a CDS encoding DinB family protein, with amino-acid sequence MNLLPQIQLLSQYNRWMNQKVYQAASGLNEDVLIADKGAFFGSMLGTLNHILVADIIWLKRFSTHPTHHPILDSIRQTPQPKALNQILYSHFYELTNARHDLDELIILWCQELAETDLDVKLTYQSMKGETGIREFGSLVLHFFNHQSHHRGQVTTLLSQAGVDVGVTDLLVIIPNFAETVKTG; translated from the coding sequence ATGAACTTATTACCTCAAATTCAGTTGCTCAGCCAGTATAATCGATGGATGAATCAAAAAGTCTATCAAGCTGCTTCAGGGTTGAATGAAGATGTTTTGATTGCCGATAAAGGAGCATTTTTCGGTTCGATGTTGGGCACATTAAATCATATTTTGGTTGCCGATATCATTTGGTTAAAAAGATTTTCTACCCATCCTACTCATCATCCGATTCTAGATTCAATTCGTCAGACTCCTCAACCAAAAGCACTGAATCAAATTCTCTACAGTCATTTTTATGAATTAACTAATGCCCGTCACGATCTAGACGAATTAATAATTCTTTGGTGTCAGGAATTAGCAGAAACAGATTTAGATGTAAAATTAACTTATCAAAGTATGAAAGGCGAGACTGGAATTAGAGAATTTGGCAGCTTAGTTTTACACTTTTTCAATCATCAAAGCCATCACCGAGGACAAGTAACTACCCTATTATCTCAAGCAGGTGTAGATGTTGGTGTA